The proteins below come from a single Desulfovibrio sp. Huiquan2017 genomic window:
- a CDS encoding universal stress protein translates to MNKDDKLRILICIGGGPEAYAGLRYAVRLSKTSCADIALLYVRPLDSGMNSGGMEVRVARENVLDWGLELPGLRQLKAARDILVELGEIDPGHNREWKYRELTGDPAGEYVRDYENPCGGVISLRLRTASDVTSAVSDEAKRFHADVVIVGASPEPLTGLRKFLSRKPLAFKIAAHAHCSVIVARNLEPGRNHLVCVQDTDQSRAMLPIVSRYFQSCRYPLSILSVAPTKEDLASAQKAAQEAAHILTELGTAPAEILVEVGDPVETIITIGYDFSLILASESLKPWFAKGFSVSHEVVEKARNSVMIVK, encoded by the coding sequence ATGAACAAGGACGACAAGCTGCGAATCCTCATCTGCATCGGCGGCGGCCCCGAAGCTTACGCAGGATTGCGCTACGCCGTCCGGCTATCCAAGACTTCCTGCGCCGACATCGCCCTGCTCTATGTCCGCCCCCTGGACAGCGGGATGAACTCCGGCGGCATGGAGGTGCGCGTGGCCCGCGAGAACGTCCTGGACTGGGGCCTGGAACTGCCCGGGCTGCGCCAGCTCAAGGCCGCCCGCGACATCCTCGTGGAACTGGGCGAAATCGACCCCGGGCATAACCGTGAATGGAAATATCGCGAACTCACGGGCGACCCGGCGGGCGAATACGTCCGCGACTATGAAAACCCCTGCGGCGGCGTCATTTCCCTCCGTTTGCGCACCGCCTCGGACGTAACCTCCGCCGTGTCCGACGAGGCCAAGCGGTTCCACGCCGACGTGGTCATCGTCGGGGCTTCGCCCGAACCCTTGACCGGCCTCAGGAAATTTCTCTCCCGAAAGCCGCTCGCCTTCAAGATCGCCGCCCATGCCCATTGTTCGGTCATCGTCGCCCGGAACCTCGAACCCGGCCGCAACCACTTGGTTTGCGTCCAGGATACCGACCAGTCCCGGGCCATGCTCCCTATAGTCAGCCGCTATTTTCAGTCCTGCCGGTATCCCTTGTCCATTCTGTCCGTGGCCCCCACCAAAGAAGACCTCGCTTCGGCGCAGAAAGCCGCCCAGGAGGCCGCCCATATCCTCACCGAACTCGGCACGGCGCCCGCCGAAATTCTCGTCGAGGTCGGCGATCCCGTGGAAACCATCATCACCATCGGCTACGATTTCTCCCTCATCCTCGCCTCCGAATCGCTCAAGCCTTGGTTCGCCAAAGGATTCAGCGTCTCCCATGAAGTTGTCGAAAAGGCCCGCAATTCGGTCATGATCGTGAAATGA
- a CDS encoding HAD hydrolase family protein, with translation MATFPPVTLLVRNIGKSAQFYKKALGFDLAWNGLLVGPYGQSLRLAEGRDATAGGCVIVTLEVPDVARAVEGILDNGGGRAEKLMGDEPLYLGPDGEMLALAGRGLPGAERIRLVVYDFDGVMTDNRVLTDQDGREAVSANRSDGLGVGLIRRLGIKQVILSTEANPVVKARADKIGLDALHGIRDKGSALLHLAEKHQISVGDMLYVGNDVNDADAMGLAGFKAAPADAHPSILALADYVTEAKGGRGVVRELADVLAAARA, from the coding sequence ATGGCCACTTTCCCACCCGTCACCCTGCTGGTTCGCAATATCGGCAAGTCCGCCCAGTTCTACAAGAAGGCTTTGGGGTTCGATCTCGCCTGGAACGGGCTGTTGGTCGGCCCTTACGGGCAGTCCCTGCGCCTGGCGGAGGGACGGGACGCCACGGCCGGGGGATGCGTCATCGTCACCCTGGAGGTGCCGGACGTGGCCCGGGCGGTGGAGGGCATCCTGGACAACGGCGGCGGCCGGGCCGAGAAATTGATGGGCGACGAGCCGTTGTATCTCGGGCCGGACGGGGAAATGCTCGCCCTGGCCGGGCGCGGGCTGCCGGGCGCGGAGCGGATCCGGTTGGTGGTCTATGATTTCGACGGGGTCATGACGGACAACCGGGTATTGACCGATCAGGACGGCCGCGAGGCCGTCAGCGCCAACCGCAGCGACGGCCTGGGGGTGGGGCTGATCCGGCGGCTGGGCATCAAGCAGGTCATTCTGTCCACCGAGGCCAACCCGGTGGTCAAGGCCCGGGCGGACAAGATCGGCCTGGACGCGCTCCACGGCATTCGCGACAAGGGGTCCGCCTTGCTCCATCTGGCCGAAAAACATCAGATTTCCGTGGGCGACATGCTCTATGTGGGCAACGACGTCAACGACGCCGACGCCATGGGGCTGGCCGGGTTCAAGGCCGCGCCCGCCGACGCCCATCCGTCCATCCTGGCCCTGGCCGATTACGTGACCGAGGCCAAGGGCGGCCGGGGCGTGGTCCGCGAACTGGCCGACGTGCTGGCCGCAGCGCGCGCATAA
- a CDS encoding thermonuclease family protein gives MRRHNPLWVHLAALACLFGCLLAFRTAPAGDGTARLIRVLDGDSLRVEYQGRTLELRLIGVDAPEYRQEYSRKARDFTRNFCRDKPLQLEFDTERRDHYGRTLAYVHAGGLMLNEELVRAGLAIPFRVRPNTRYFARFRQAEDEARREQRGFWRKGGLDMTPSRWRRTHPRK, from the coding sequence ATGCGCCGCCACAACCCCCTTTGGGTCCATCTCGCCGCCCTCGCTTGCCTTTTCGGTTGCCTGCTCGCGTTTCGGACAGCTCCGGCCGGAGACGGCACGGCCCGACTCATCCGGGTTCTCGACGGCGATTCCCTGCGCGTGGAGTACCAGGGGCGCACCCTGGAACTCCGGCTCATCGGCGTGGACGCTCCGGAATACAGGCAGGAATACAGCCGCAAGGCCCGGGACTTCACCCGGAATTTCTGCCGGGACAAGCCTTTGCAGCTGGAGTTCGACACGGAACGCCGCGACCACTACGGGCGCACCCTGGCCTATGTCCATGCCGGTGGCCTGATGCTCAACGAAGAACTCGTCCGTGCCGGATTGGCCATTCCCTTTCGGGTCAGGCCCAACACCCGCTACTTCGCTCGCTTTCGACAGGCCGAAGACGAGGCCCGCCGGGAACAACGGGGCTTCTGGCGCAAGGGCGGCCTCGACATGACGCCCTCCCGGTGGCGCAGGACCCATCCCCGGAAGTAG
- a CDS encoding MBL fold metallo-hydrolase, translating to MELTFLVDNNALVGSPCLAEAGLSMFIEADGRRVLFDTGYSDAFLVNARRKGVDLLRLDWIALSHGHFDHTWGLGMLLRQYCESGVRDIPRPGLLAHPKALVTKRYRGIPEFGPLLSREKLESYFDLTLSDQPVRLSDSLVGLGEIERVMDFEQSATLGERLEDGAFVPDDIPDDTALAYVSDTGLVVIAGCAHSGICNTVEQARRVTGVDRVRAVLGGFHLQNAGPERLGPTADYLAALNLEGLWCCHCTDLAAKIALAAKCPVKEVGSGLTLAF from the coding sequence ATGGAATTGACTTTTCTCGTGGACAATAATGCGCTGGTGGGCAGCCCCTGTCTGGCCGAGGCCGGGTTGTCCATGTTCATCGAGGCGGACGGGCGACGGGTGTTGTTCGACACCGGCTATTCGGACGCGTTTTTGGTCAATGCCCGGCGTAAGGGCGTGGATCTGCTGCGTCTGGACTGGATCGCCTTGTCCCACGGCCATTTCGACCATACCTGGGGCCTGGGCATGCTCTTGCGGCAGTATTGCGAGTCGGGCGTTCGGGACATTCCCCGGCCGGGCCTGCTGGCCCACCCCAAGGCCTTGGTGACCAAGCGGTACCGGGGCATCCCGGAATTCGGGCCCCTGCTGTCACGGGAGAAGCTGGAGAGTTATTTCGACCTGACGCTTTCGGACCAGCCGGTCCGCCTGTCGGATTCGCTGGTGGGCCTGGGCGAGATTGAACGGGTCATGGACTTCGAGCAATCGGCGACTCTGGGCGAGCGGCTGGAGGACGGCGCATTCGTGCCGGACGATATCCCGGACGACACGGCCCTGGCCTATGTTTCGGACACGGGGCTGGTAGTCATCGCGGGCTGCGCCCATTCAGGCATCTGCAACACCGTGGAGCAGGCCAGGCGGGTGACGGGCGTGGACCGGGTGCGCGCCGTGCTCGGCGGGTTTCACCTGCAAAACGCCGGACCCGAACGGCTCGGCCCCACGGCCGACTATCTGGCGGCCCTGAACCTGGAAGGGCTGTGGTGCTGCCACTGCACGGACCTGGCGGCCAAGATCGCCCTGGCCGCCAAATGCCCGGTCAAGGAAGTGGGCTCGGGCCTGACCCTGGCGTTCTAG
- a CDS encoding phage capsid protein, with protein sequence MSTTVSNAFVTQYVEMVHQAYQAQGSKMRQTVRLQTEVEGSKCVFQKVGKGAAGKKTRHGNVPLMNLNHSNVSCTLSDWYAAEYIDKLDELKDKSDEKQVAANAGAWALGRKIDELIITKLEGAANVVAEAATGLTKDKILQAFGTLNANDVPDDGHRFAVVGPHQWNELLNIQEFKSSDYAGEQYAWLKGTESRTWLGITWMFHTGLPLDEAGMRKCYVYHRNAAGLAEGQKVQAFVDWVPEKAAHLVDHMLSAGACLIDPDGVVEIQCDDDAAID encoded by the coding sequence ATGTCCACGACTGTCAGCAACGCCTTTGTCACCCAATATGTCGAAATGGTGCACCAGGCATACCAGGCCCAGGGCTCCAAGATGCGCCAGACCGTGCGCCTCCAGACCGAGGTGGAGGGCTCCAAGTGCGTCTTCCAGAAGGTCGGCAAGGGCGCGGCCGGGAAAAAGACCCGCCACGGCAATGTGCCGCTCATGAACCTCAACCACTCCAACGTGTCCTGCACCCTGTCCGACTGGTACGCCGCCGAGTACATCGACAAGCTCGACGAGCTCAAGGACAAGAGCGACGAGAAGCAGGTGGCCGCCAACGCGGGCGCCTGGGCGCTGGGCCGCAAGATCGACGAGTTGATCATCACCAAGCTCGAAGGGGCCGCCAACGTGGTCGCCGAAGCCGCCACCGGCCTGACCAAGGACAAGATCCTCCAGGCCTTCGGTACGCTCAACGCCAACGACGTGCCCGACGACGGCCACCGCTTCGCCGTGGTCGGTCCGCACCAGTGGAACGAGCTGCTGAACATCCAGGAGTTCAAGTCCAGCGACTACGCGGGCGAGCAATATGCCTGGCTCAAGGGCACCGAGTCCCGCACCTGGTTGGGCATCACCTGGATGTTCCACACCGGCCTGCCGCTCGACGAGGCGGGCATGCGCAAGTGCTACGTCTACCACCGCAACGCGGCGGGCCTGGCCGAAGGCCAGAAAGTCCAGGCCTTCGTGGACTGGGTGCCGGAAAAGGCCGCCCACCTGGTGGACCACATGCTCTCGGCCGGAGCCTGCCTCATCGACCCGGACGGCGTGGTCGAAATCCAGTGCGACGACGACGCGGCCATCGACTAG
- a CDS encoding tRNA-dihydrouridine synthase family protein, translating to MQPIEDSQKAALAGRLDRPLSVGGRTVANRLWLAPLAGLGHVAYREVLAEYGGCGLMFTEMCGAKSVPTENRYVSPVFRWRDEELSRLVCQVAGSTPEQMIPAARRVQDCGFFGFDINMGCSVSGIVKKNAGAALLKDPDAALRVVEGVRKAISIPLFVKFRTGWTPDVEPAARLARRFEDAGVDCLVFHPRMAPDKRTRPPVREHIKAIVDAVSIPVLGNGDVVAPGDCLDMLETTGCAGVSVGRMAIARPWLFAEWTTGHTPPATCFRDYAMRLADALDQHFDPVRALKRYRLFTIYFAANFTFGHALQSWFLKAKTMDEIRSVIREHVHPDLQLVRRPNFSLYNI from the coding sequence ATGCAACCGATCGAAGATTCTCAGAAGGCGGCCCTGGCCGGACGGCTGGACCGCCCCTTGTCCGTGGGCGGCAGGACCGTGGCCAACCGATTGTGGCTCGCGCCCCTGGCCGGGCTGGGGCATGTGGCCTATCGCGAGGTGCTCGCCGAATACGGCGGGTGCGGGCTGATGTTTACCGAGATGTGCGGGGCCAAGAGCGTGCCCACCGAGAACCGGTACGTCTCCCCGGTCTTCCGCTGGCGCGACGAGGAGTTGTCCCGCCTGGTCTGCCAGGTGGCGGGGTCCACCCCGGAGCAGATGATCCCGGCCGCCCGGCGCGTGCAGGACTGCGGTTTCTTCGGCTTCGACATCAATATGGGTTGTTCGGTCTCCGGTATCGTCAAGAAGAACGCGGGCGCGGCCCTGCTCAAGGATCCGGACGCCGCCTTGCGCGTGGTCGAGGGGGTGCGCAAAGCCATCTCCATCCCTCTGTTCGTCAAGTTCCGCACCGGTTGGACCCCGGACGTCGAGCCCGCCGCGCGGCTCGCCCGCCGGTTCGAGGACGCGGGCGTGGACTGCCTTGTTTTTCATCCGCGCATGGCCCCGGACAAGCGGACCCGGCCGCCGGTCCGCGAGCACATCAAGGCCATCGTGGACGCCGTGTCCATCCCGGTCCTGGGCAACGGCGACGTGGTTGCACCCGGGGACTGCCTGGACATGCTCGAAACCACGGGCTGCGCCGGGGTTTCAGTCGGCCGCATGGCCATCGCCCGCCCCTGGCTCTTCGCCGAGTGGACTACGGGCCACACCCCGCCCGCCACCTGTTTCCGCGATTACGCCATGCGCCTGGCCGACGCCCTGGACCAACATTTCGACCCGGTGCGGGCGCTGAAACGCTACCGGCTGTTCACCATCTATTTCGCGGCCAACTTTACCTTCGGCCACGCGCTGCAATCCTGGTTCCTCAAGGCGAAGACCATGGATGAAATACGTTCAGTCATACGAGAACACGTTCATCCCGACCTTCAATTGGTAAGGCGCCCCAATTTCAGCCTCTACAACATCTGA
- a CDS encoding cyclase family protein gives MQAIDLSHTIRTGMPVYPGDASPNVRRTHFIKKHGFAQTSLDLPTHAGTHVDAAAHLFLEAPTLDWLGPDNFTGWGAVLDLTALSGPVIDQPVLAPLGDMDGLDFVLLRTGWDRHWNTDRYYRDFPALTETGARFLAGLGLKGVGLDTPSPDPVDSHELPAHRILFDHGLVIVENLTRLGDLPSESFLFCCLPLKIADGEASPCRAVGIAL, from the coding sequence ATGCAGGCCATCGACCTCAGCCATACCATCCGCACCGGGATGCCCGTCTATCCCGGCGACGCATCGCCCAACGTGCGGCGGACGCATTTCATCAAGAAGCACGGGTTCGCCCAGACCTCCCTGGACCTGCCCACCCATGCCGGAACCCACGTGGACGCGGCCGCGCATCTGTTCCTCGAAGCCCCCACCCTGGATTGGCTCGGCCCGGACAACTTCACCGGCTGGGGCGCGGTCCTGGACCTGACCGCCCTGTCCGGTCCGGTCATCGATCAGCCGGTCCTCGCGCCCCTAGGCGATATGGACGGCCTGGATTTCGTCCTGCTGCGCACGGGCTGGGACCGGCACTGGAACACCGACCGCTATTACCGGGATTTCCCCGCCCTGACCGAGACCGGGGCCAGGTTTCTGGCCGGACTCGGCCTCAAGGGCGTCGGCCTCGACACCCCCTCGCCCGACCCCGTGGATTCCCATGAGCTGCCCGCTCACCGCATCCTTTTCGATCACGGCCTGGTCATCGTCGAAAACCTCACTCGCCTGGGAGATCTGCCGTCCGAGAGCTTCCTCTTCTGCTGCCTGCCCTTGAAGATAGCCGACGGCGAAGCGTCACCCTGCCGCGCCGTGGGCATCGCCCTGTAG
- a CDS encoding PLP-dependent aminotransferase family protein, whose product MTIYAPALVRGEGPLYAALADAIERDIASGGLAPGERLPTHRDLADALGLNVSTVTRGYREAEKRGLVSATVGRGTFVTSDAATNSSMVSFEPCAPGMLELGLINPLDRLDPEITDAFRRIARRKDPAALLRYSDPRGMAEHRKAGALWAERFNVPARAEDIIVCAGSQHALTCVLGGLLRPGDRVAVDALTYPGLKTLAAMLGLRLVPVAMDERGMDPAALDAACRRDEIRALYLMPGVHNPTTVTLPDARRNEIARLADRHDLIVVEDDAYDLTDPGRIAPVGNRVPHRGVYIAGMSKSLAAGLRVAFVVAPQHLLKPLAQAVLNTIWMAPPLNVELCAMWIQDGTADRVVAAKRAEAARRYMLACDALDGLRFRGKRSGFFLWLELPAPWTGQALEQAAAKRGVNVFGAEKFTVGQSPAPNAARVSLTGTESPDQLEKGLRIVRDILSGCP is encoded by the coding sequence ATGACAATATACGCACCCGCGCTGGTTCGAGGCGAAGGCCCCCTGTATGCGGCGTTGGCGGACGCCATCGAACGGGACATCGCGTCCGGGGGGCTCGCTCCCGGCGAGCGGCTGCCCACCCACCGCGACCTGGCCGACGCGCTGGGCCTGAACGTGTCCACGGTCACGCGCGGCTACCGCGAGGCGGAAAAGCGCGGCCTGGTCTCGGCCACGGTGGGACGCGGGACCTTCGTCACCTCGGACGCGGCGACCAATTCCTCCATGGTCTCCTTCGAGCCGTGCGCACCCGGCATGCTCGAACTCGGGCTCATCAACCCTCTCGACCGCCTGGACCCGGAAATCACCGACGCATTCCGGCGCATCGCCCGGCGCAAGGACCCGGCCGCCCTGCTGCGCTACTCCGACCCGCGCGGCATGGCCGAGCACCGCAAGGCGGGCGCGCTCTGGGCCGAACGGTTCAACGTCCCGGCTCGGGCCGAGGACATCATCGTCTGCGCCGGGTCCCAGCACGCCCTGACCTGCGTTCTCGGCGGCTTGTTGCGCCCCGGCGACCGGGTGGCCGTGGACGCCCTGACCTACCCCGGCCTGAAGACCCTGGCCGCCATGCTCGGCCTGCGGCTGGTGCCCGTGGCCATGGACGAGCGCGGCATGGACCCGGCCGCCCTCGACGCCGCCTGCCGCCGCGACGAGATCAGGGCCCTTTACCTCATGCCCGGCGTGCACAATCCCACAACCGTCACCTTGCCCGACGCGCGGCGCAACGAGATCGCCCGCCTGGCCGACCGGCACGATCTCATCGTCGTCGAGGACGACGCCTACGACCTGACCGACCCCGGCCGCATCGCCCCGGTGGGCAACCGCGTGCCGCATCGCGGCGTCTACATCGCGGGCATGTCCAAATCCCTGGCCGCCGGTCTGCGGGTGGCCTTTGTCGTCGCTCCCCAGCACCTGCTCAAGCCCCTGGCCCAGGCCGTGCTCAACACCATCTGGATGGCCCCGCCCCTCAATGTGGAGCTCTGCGCCATGTGGATCCAGGACGGCACCGCCGACCGCGTGGTGGCCGCCAAACGGGCCGAGGCCGCCCGACGCTACATGCTCGCCTGCGACGCGCTCGACGGCCTGCGCTTCCGGGGCAAACGATCCGGCTTCTTCCTCTGGCTCGAACTGCCCGCCCCCTGGACCGGCCAAGCCCTGGAACAGGCCGCCGCCAAACGCGGAGTCAACGTCTTCGGGGCCGAGAAGTTCACCGTCGGCCAGAGCCCCGCCCCCAACGCCGCCCGCGTATCGCTGACCGGCACGGAGTCGCCGGATCAATTGGAGAAAGGGTTGCGGATCGTGCGCGACATCCTGAGCGGATGCCCCTAG
- a CDS encoding LysE family translocator yields the protein MNMETYAAFVLFVIVMTGTPGAGNLTMMGIGQTTGFRSAIPFLIGTTVGAVSLDSTVALGLGKLIQTSPGLSTIMKVCGTCYILYLGWKLLSMRLGNHAVARRFSFWEGVVLHPLNPKSWAMALVGFGMLADPAVPLLRQVAVFVLTFMVFQVSFHSIWGLAGAAILRTFKSPAILTGVNCALVAVMVGATVYALFV from the coding sequence ATGAACATGGAAACTTACGCCGCCTTCGTCCTCTTCGTCATTGTCATGACCGGCACGCCCGGCGCGGGCAACCTGACCATGATGGGCATCGGCCAGACCACGGGCTTCAGGTCCGCCATCCCCTTTTTGATCGGGACCACCGTGGGCGCGGTCAGCCTGGACTCCACGGTGGCGCTCGGCCTGGGCAAGCTCATTCAGACGTCGCCCGGCCTTTCGACGATAATGAAGGTTTGCGGAACGTGTTACATTCTGTATCTCGGCTGGAAGCTGTTGAGCATGCGGCTGGGCAATCATGCGGTGGCCCGCCGGTTCTCCTTCTGGGAGGGCGTTGTCCTGCACCCGCTCAATCCCAAGAGCTGGGCCATGGCCCTGGTCGGGTTCGGCATGCTGGCCGATCCGGCCGTGCCGCTTCTCAGGCAGGTGGCCGTTTTTGTCCTGACCTTCATGGTCTTCCAGGTGTCCTTCCACTCGATCTGGGGGCTGGCCGGGGCCGCCATCCTGCGTACCTTCAAGTCCCCGGCCATACTTACCGGGGTCAACTGTGCGCTCGTGGCGGTCATGGTCGGGGCGACCGTGTACGCCCTGTTCGTCTAG
- a CDS encoding class II fumarate hydratase: MFRTETDSLGEVQVPGKALWGAQTQRALELFTIDGELMPREMIRAYAYLKKGCALANGTAKKLDADRRNLIVTACDEILAGGHADMFPLPVWISGSGTQFNMNVNEVIANRCSQLAGEPLGSKTPVHPNDHVNLSQSTNDNFPSVMYMAVATEVIERLMPALAEFFGTLSAKAEAWAEIVKIGRTHMQDATPLTLGQEFSGYAALVEDDGRRIREALESVFELPLGGTAVGTGVNSWPGFAEAAVERIAELTGLPFVPARNRFAAQGSHDALVHLSAALKTLANSLNKIGSDIRLLACGPRAGLGELVIPANEPGSSIMPGKVNPTQCEALTMISLQVIANDLAVTLGGTGGALEMNAYKPLIVRNVLHSVRLLGDGMRSFTEHLLKGLEPDRDRIAAHVAHSLMLVTALTPVIGYDKAAKIALHAHKTGQSLREAALELKLVSAEDFDRVVVPEQMIRPKG; this comes from the coding sequence ATGTTTCGAACCGAGACGGACAGCCTGGGTGAAGTCCAGGTGCCGGGAAAGGCGTTGTGGGGAGCGCAGACGCAACGGGCGCTGGAACTGTTCACCATCGACGGGGAGTTGATGCCCCGGGAGATGATCCGGGCGTATGCCTACCTGAAGAAGGGGTGCGCCCTGGCCAACGGTACGGCCAAGAAGCTGGATGCGGACCGGCGGAATCTGATCGTGACGGCGTGCGACGAAATTCTGGCGGGCGGGCACGCGGACATGTTCCCGTTGCCGGTGTGGATCTCGGGCAGCGGCACACAGTTCAACATGAATGTCAACGAAGTCATCGCCAACCGTTGCTCGCAGTTGGCGGGCGAACCTCTCGGCTCCAAAACGCCGGTTCACCCCAACGACCACGTCAACTTAAGCCAGTCAACTAACGATAACTTTCCGTCAGTCATGTATATGGCTGTTGCAACAGAAGTTATTGAACGCCTTATGCCCGCATTGGCGGAGTTTTTCGGAACGCTTTCGGCCAAGGCCGAGGCCTGGGCGGAGATCGTCAAGATCGGGCGCACGCACATGCAGGACGCCACGCCCCTAACCCTGGGCCAGGAATTCTCCGGGTATGCCGCGCTGGTGGAGGACGACGGACGGCGCATCCGGGAGGCCCTGGAATCCGTGTTCGAACTGCCTCTGGGCGGCACGGCGGTGGGCACCGGGGTGAACAGTTGGCCCGGATTCGCCGAAGCGGCCGTGGAGCGAATCGCGGAACTGACCGGATTGCCGTTCGTCCCGGCGCGCAACCGGTTCGCGGCCCAGGGCAGCCACGACGCGCTGGTGCACCTGTCGGCGGCCCTCAAGACCCTGGCCAACTCCCTGAACAAGATCGGTTCGGACATCCGGCTGCTGGCCTGCGGGCCACGCGCCGGGTTGGGCGAATTGGTCATCCCGGCCAACGAACCGGGGTCGTCGATCATGCCGGGCAAGGTCAACCCGACTCAGTGCGAGGCGCTGACCATGATCAGCCTCCAGGTCATTGCCAACGATCTGGCCGTGACCCTGGGCGGCACGGGCGGCGCCCTGGAAATGAACGCCTACAAGCCGTTGATCGTCCGCAACGTGCTCCACTCGGTACGCCTGCTGGGCGACGGCATGCGCAGCTTCACCGAGCACCTGCTCAAGGGGCTGGAGCCGGACCGGGACCGCATCGCGGCGCATGTGGCCCATTCGCTCATGCTGGTCACGGCCCTGACCCCGGTCATCGGCTATGACAAGGCGGCCAAGATCGCCCTGCACGCCCACAAGACCGGGCAAAGCCTGCGTGAGGCGGCCCTGGAGCTCAAACTGGTCTCGGCCGAGGATTTCGACCGCGTGGTGGTGCCGGAACAGATGATCCGCCCCAAGGGCTAG
- a CDS encoding cytochrome c codes for MEPWKDLFLALPLPEIWLRILLFVTFGLHLLFVLLMLGTAMLGFVFFLRDCCAADRTDMGWNQRMVKSHLGLKSLAVVLGVGPLLIIQVIYSLGFFTATGLYAFTWLAVIPLLILAFLAIELFEHKMLSRPWLPFLSGAIGLGALLTVPAIFTGALSLMERPGEWTAFAAKALSPTSVYLPHWILRYLHVLGAAVVFGAAFHLFFTAGQAPDKRARLHAWLFGGILFQVAVGAPLLFTVADVFNWPVLTSVTLGTIAAMAMAWTLRPATAQTPAPARTGRALLVLLPLVFVSMLAARQSLQDATLMTLHKEARAELTRESADLDRFRESALKTFRLKLATVYDNGTTIYEKSCQPCHGVGGLGDGPAAKRLLIRPEDLAAVRADRDYVRSMILTGVPGSGMPYFTVFDKDKIDSLLDRMDKSFSLFGPTTVPRREVGEPARDIWKNTCATCHGLTGRPSEFGLTLQPAPPDLGRFSLEPERSLQIITDGYPGTVMQPYRALPESVRLDLVSIAANLRR; via the coding sequence ATGGAACCCTGGAAAGACCTGTTCCTCGCGCTGCCGCTCCCCGAGATCTGGCTGCGCATCCTGCTCTTCGTCACCTTCGGCCTGCACCTGCTCTTCGTCCTGCTCATGCTCGGCACGGCCATGCTCGGCTTCGTCTTCTTCCTGCGCGACTGCTGCGCCGCCGACCGAACCGACATGGGCTGGAACCAGAGGATGGTCAAATCCCACCTGGGCCTCAAGAGCCTGGCCGTGGTCCTCGGCGTGGGCCCCCTGCTGATCATCCAGGTGATCTATTCACTGGGCTTCTTCACGGCCACCGGCCTGTACGCCTTCACCTGGCTCGCGGTCATCCCCCTGCTCATCCTCGCCTTCCTGGCCATCGAGCTGTTCGAGCACAAAATGCTTTCCCGCCCCTGGCTGCCGTTTCTCAGCGGCGCCATCGGACTGGGCGCGCTGCTCACGGTCCCGGCCATCTTCACCGGAGCCCTGTCCCTGATGGAGCGCCCCGGCGAGTGGACCGCCTTCGCGGCCAAGGCCCTGTCGCCGACTTCCGTCTACCTGCCGCACTGGATCCTGCGCTACCTGCACGTGCTCGGCGCGGCCGTGGTCTTCGGCGCGGCCTTCCACCTGTTCTTCACCGCCGGGCAGGCCCCGGACAAACGCGCCCGGCTACACGCATGGCTGTTCGGCGGCATCCTCTTCCAGGTGGCGGTGGGAGCCCCCCTGCTCTTCACCGTGGCCGACGTATTCAACTGGCCCGTGCTGACTTCCGTGACCCTCGGCACCATAGCGGCCATGGCCATGGCCTGGACCCTGCGCCCCGCCACGGCCCAAACCCCGGCCCCCGCCCGGACCGGACGCGCCCTGCTCGTCCTCCTGCCGCTGGTCTTCGTGTCCATGCTCGCCGCCCGCCAATCCCTCCAAGACGCCACCCTCATGACCCTGCACAAGGAGGCCCGCGCGGAACTGACCCGAGAGTCCGCCGACCTGGACCGCTTCCGCGAATCCGCGCTGAAGACCTTCCGCCTCAAGCTCGCCACGGTCTACGACAACGGCACGACCATCTATGAAAAAAGCTGCCAGCCCTGCCACGGCGTGGGCGGCCTGGGCGACGGACCGGCCGCCAAACGGTTGCTCATCCGTCCCGAGGACCTGGCCGCGGTCCGCGCGGACCGGGACTACGTCCGCTCCATGATCCTGACCGGCGTGCCCGGCTCGGGCATGCCCTACTTCACGGTTTTCGACAAAGACAAGATCGACTCGCTGCTCGACCGGATGGACAAGAGCTTCAGCCTGTTCGGGCCGACCACCGTGCCCCGGCGCGAAGTCGGCGAACCGGCTCGCGACATCTGGAAAAACACCTGCGCCACCTGCCACGGGCTCACCGGACGACCCTCGGAATTCGGCCTGACCCTCCAGCCCGCGCCCCCGGACCTGGGACGGTTCTCCCTCGAACCCGAACGGTCCCTCCAGATCATCACCGACGGCTATCCCGGCACGGTCATGCAGCCCTACCGCGCCCTGCCCGAGTCCGTCCGCCTGGATCTGGTCTCCATCGCCGCCAATTTGCGGCGATGA